Part of the uncultured Desulfobacter sp. genome, ATTTATTGATGACACCTACGAGACGCGTAGCGAGATCATGAACCTGGATCAGCAGATTCGCATGTACATGGAAACATCTGATCCGGATCCTGCAAAACTGAAATCAATGGTTATCGAAAAAGCGGATTTATCAAAAGATCTGGCTGTTAAACGCCTGGAATTCTCCCTGGATGCCAGGAAAATATCTCCGGAGTTAAAATTCATGCCCATGGGAATGGGCTCAAGATTCAGCGGTCATGGCAAGGAATATGGCCGCGGCTTCCACGGATTCGGTAAAGGTGCCGGCTTTGACGGCCCCCAAGACGAGACCCCGGCGGAAAATAACTAATTACCCACCACTTAGTACTCTTCAAC contains:
- a CDS encoding periplasmic heavy metal sensor, which encodes MKKTLAALTILVVTCTFSAGAFANPPMQGKGKGLRQPPPRACMNLTDEQQKQLSDLHQKFIDDTYETRSEIMNLDQQIRMYMETSDPDPAKLKSMVIEKADLSKDLAVKRLEFSLDARKISPELKFMPMGMGSRFSGHGKEYGRGFHGFGKGAGFDGPQDETPAENN